From Pseudomonas sp. LS1212, the proteins below share one genomic window:
- a CDS encoding glycosyltransferase family 4 protein yields MTHWWLVPCVILMSLLMTAVLRRYALAKSMLDIPNARSSHVVPTPRGGGVAIVLAFLASIAVLGYSARIDSAALIALAGSGGIVALIGFMDDHGHIAARWRLLGHFGAAAWALFWLGGFPAVDVAGYSVDLGWLGAILAAFYLVWLLNLYNFMDGIDGIASVEAICACLGICLICWGAGFEQLILPPLLLAMAVAGFLFWNFPPARIFMGDAGSGFLGIVLGVLSLQAAWASTQLFWCWLILLGVFIVDATYTLLRRLARGEKVYEAHRSHAYQFASRRHGKHLPVTLAVAALNLFWLLPIAACVMLLGLDGVVGLIIAYIPLVVLAARYQAGALEKR; encoded by the coding sequence ATGACTCACTGGTGGCTTGTGCCATGTGTAATTCTGATGTCGCTGCTGATGACAGCAGTATTGCGGCGTTACGCTTTGGCCAAAAGCATGCTCGACATTCCCAATGCGCGCAGTTCGCATGTCGTCCCCACGCCAAGGGGCGGCGGTGTGGCGATCGTGCTGGCGTTCCTCGCGTCGATTGCGGTCCTCGGCTACAGCGCGCGAATTGACAGCGCGGCCCTGATTGCCCTGGCCGGTTCGGGCGGCATCGTCGCGCTCATCGGCTTCATGGATGACCATGGTCATATCGCCGCGCGCTGGCGGCTCCTGGGGCACTTCGGTGCTGCGGCCTGGGCATTGTTCTGGCTTGGTGGCTTTCCCGCGGTCGACGTGGCTGGCTACTCGGTCGATCTCGGCTGGTTGGGCGCTATCCTGGCGGCTTTCTACTTGGTCTGGCTCCTCAATCTCTACAACTTCATGGATGGTATCGACGGCATCGCAAGCGTCGAAGCCATCTGTGCCTGCCTGGGCATATGCCTGATCTGCTGGGGGGCCGGCTTCGAGCAGCTGATCCTGCCCCCGTTGCTGCTGGCCATGGCAGTGGCCGGTTTCCTGTTCTGGAACTTCCCGCCTGCGCGGATATTCATGGGGGATGCCGGCAGTGGATTCCTCGGCATCGTGCTCGGCGTGCTGTCGCTCCAGGCTGCCTGGGCCTCGACCCAACTGTTCTGGTGCTGGCTGATCCTGCTCGGTGTGTTCATCGTGGATGCGACCTACACACTGCTGAGGCGCCTGGCTCGTGGTGAGAAAGTCTACGAAGCCCACCGCAGCCATGCCTACCAGTTTGCATCGCGCCGTCATGGCAAGCACTTGCCCGTGACCCTGGCGGTGGCCGCCTTGAATCTTTTCTGGTTGTTGCCAATTGCCGCGTGCGTCATGCTGCTTGGGTTGGATGGGGTGGTGGGCTTGATCATTGCGTACATCCCTTTGGTCGTTCTGGCGGCCCGATATCAGGCAGGGGCTTTGGAGAAGCGCTGA
- a CDS encoding SDR family oxidoreductase, whose product MTPSTLLTGATGFVGGAILKRLCQQGYPVTAVSRTPLNTQDLPAKVVRVDALDGSTAWQDSLKGVEVVIHSAARVHVMHDTEADPLAAFRKVNVEGTLNLARQAAGAGVRRFIFISSIKVNGEGTRKGQAYRADDAPAPADPYGISKKEAEEGLMALARSTSLEVVIIRPVLVYGPGVKANFLAMMKWLDKGVPLPLGAIDNRRSLVALDNLVDLVLVCVTHPAAANQTFLVSDGEDLSTTSLLKRMAVALGKPARLLPVPSWLLELAARLLGKRALSQRLNGSLQVDIEKTRTLLGWEPPVAVDDALAQTARHFKENP is encoded by the coding sequence ATGACCCCTTCCACATTATTGACAGGTGCCACGGGTTTTGTTGGCGGAGCCATTCTCAAGAGGCTTTGCCAGCAAGGCTACCCGGTGACCGCGGTATCCCGCACACCCCTGAACACGCAGGACCTGCCGGCCAAGGTCGTGCGTGTTGATGCCCTTGATGGCAGTACGGCGTGGCAAGACAGCCTGAAAGGCGTCGAGGTGGTGATTCACTCGGCTGCCCGGGTCCATGTTATGCACGATACCGAGGCCGACCCGCTCGCTGCTTTTCGCAAGGTGAATGTCGAAGGCACGCTGAACCTGGCTCGCCAGGCTGCGGGTGCGGGTGTGAGGCGATTCATCTTCATCAGTTCCATCAAGGTCAATGGCGAAGGGACCCGGAAGGGACAAGCCTACCGTGCCGACGATGCGCCGGCACCCGCAGACCCTTATGGCATCTCCAAGAAGGAAGCCGAGGAGGGCCTGATGGCGCTGGCAAGGTCGACCTCGCTCGAAGTGGTGATCATACGGCCGGTGCTGGTGTATGGCCCGGGTGTGAAAGCCAACTTCCTCGCCATGATGAAATGGCTCGACAAGGGCGTGCCGTTACCTTTGGGCGCCATTGATAACCGACGTAGCCTGGTGGCCCTGGACAATTTGGTTGACTTGGTCCTGGTCTGCGTGACGCACCCTGCTGCCGCGAACCAGACGTTCCTGGTCAGCGACGGCGAAGACCTTTCCACCACCAGTTTGTTGAAAAGGATGGCCGTTGCGCTGGGCAAGCCGGCGCGACTGTTGCCTGTTCCCTCCTGGCTGCTCGAACTGGCCGCCAGGCTGCTGGGGAAGCGGGCCCTGTCGCAGCGCTTGAACGGTTCGTTGCAGGTCGATATAGAGAAAACCCGCACGTTGCTGGGCTGGGAGCCACCTGTAGCTGTCGATGACGCCCTGGCCCAGACCGCTCGCCACTTCAAGGAAAATCCGTAG
- a CDS encoding tyrosine-type recombinase/integrase — MTPPTVSQHISTIADFLTQSVPHEAALLDLSAPAVEQFVITKDQLIKRQSLQHSIARLRAFLRYCFDHGHIRERLYTIDTPRTYRGEAPPRALAWRLVQQLLQSVDRDSKAGWRDYTILHLMAYYGLRPSEIVALTVASIDWRARTLRVDQSKTSSNLILPLSDQTLRLLKRYLHCGRPGSTWPELFLRVRTPLAPIQHYAVCKLYEKRARQSGLPLDGSSSYCLRHAFAMRLLERGVGIKAIGDLLGHRSLESTCVYLRLQTESLRDVALPLPCWHRRETSMFPTETETHST; from the coding sequence TTGACGCCGCCGACAGTCAGCCAGCATATCTCGACCATTGCCGACTTTCTGACTCAGTCCGTGCCACACGAGGCGGCGCTTCTGGATCTGTCGGCGCCGGCCGTAGAACAGTTTGTCATTACCAAGGACCAACTGATCAAGCGCCAGAGCCTGCAGCATTCCATCGCCAGATTGCGTGCCTTTCTCCGCTACTGCTTCGACCACGGCCATATCCGGGAGCGCCTCTATACGATCGACACGCCGCGCACCTATCGCGGCGAAGCTCCGCCGCGTGCCCTTGCCTGGCGTTTGGTGCAGCAACTATTGCAGTCAGTCGATCGCGACAGCAAAGCCGGTTGGCGCGACTACACCATCCTGCACTTGATGGCTTACTACGGATTGCGGCCATCGGAGATCGTGGCGCTCACCGTGGCATCGATAGATTGGAGAGCCCGGACATTGCGTGTCGATCAGAGCAAGACCAGCTCGAACTTGATCCTGCCGCTATCCGATCAAACGCTGCGCCTGCTCAAGCGGTATTTGCATTGCGGTCGGCCTGGCAGCACTTGGCCGGAACTGTTCCTGCGTGTAAGAACACCGCTGGCTCCGATACAGCATTACGCGGTCTGCAAACTCTACGAGAAGCGCGCGCGGCAAAGCGGACTGCCGCTCGATGGCAGCTCTTCCTATTGCCTGCGCCACGCCTTCGCCATGCGATTGCTTGAGCGCGGTGTGGGCATCAAGGCGATCGGCGATTTGCTTGGGCATCGCTCGCTGGAAAGCACCTGCGTTTACCTTCGGCTGCAAACCGAGTCGTTACGTGACGTGGCACTGCCCCTTCCATGCTGGCATAGAAGGGAGACCTCCATGTTTCCCACTGAGACCGAGACTCACTCGACTTGA
- the asnB gene encoding asparagine synthase (glutamine-hydrolyzing): protein MCGIAGQLKWPGQSTEATLLNECVRMADAIIHRGPDDHGVWVKPEAGVGLAHRRLAIVDLSPAGHQPMLSVSGRYVIVFNGEIYNHLELRRQIEEQGLAPAWRGHSDTETLLAAFDLWGIANTLKQSIGMFAIALWDLEQNVLTLARDRLGEKPLYYGWQGQGEQAVFLFGSELKALRAHPAFRAPVNRKALALYLRHNYIPAPHSIYEGIHKLPPGCTLTISFERREPVVQEYWSALSTVLEGADSRRGYRDPQQAVDQLEALLKSAVAQQMMADVPLGAFLSGGIDSSTIVALMQAQSSRPVKTFTIGFHEKGYNEAEHAKAVARHLGTDHTELYVTPEQAMAVIPSLPDIYDEPFSDSSQIPTFLVSQLARQHVTVSLSGDAGDELFSGYTRYDVTANAWNKLSRLPLPLRKLAASSITSLSPQTWSTLLGWLPKLGHRIGDKLHKGAGVLSCTSIDGLYHGLVSHWDDPGQLVIGGSEPQTLLTGLMPDLKGLEPVERMMVLDLLTYLPDDILAKVDRAAMAVTLESRVPMLDHRVVEFAWQLPQSLKQRDGVGKWALRQVLYRHVPQSLIDRPKMGFGVPIDAWLRGPLRDWAEALLDESRLRQEGYLRPEPVRQKWSEHLSGSRNWAYHLWDILMFQAWLEKNTH, encoded by the coding sequence ATGTGTGGAATAGCTGGACAGCTGAAATGGCCAGGGCAGTCGACGGAAGCGACGCTGCTCAATGAATGCGTGCGTATGGCCGACGCCATCATTCACCGGGGGCCCGACGATCACGGCGTCTGGGTGAAGCCTGAGGCAGGGGTGGGCCTGGCCCATCGCCGCCTGGCGATCGTTGATCTTTCACCGGCCGGGCATCAGCCGATGCTTTCAGTGTCTGGCCGGTATGTCATCGTCTTCAATGGTGAAATCTACAATCATCTTGAATTGCGCCGTCAGATTGAGGAGCAAGGTCTGGCGCCGGCTTGGCGCGGGCATTCGGACACCGAAACGCTGCTCGCGGCCTTCGATCTCTGGGGTATCGCGAATACCCTGAAGCAGAGCATAGGGATGTTCGCGATTGCGCTTTGGGATCTCGAGCAGAACGTGCTGACACTGGCGCGTGACCGCTTGGGCGAGAAGCCGCTGTACTACGGTTGGCAAGGTCAGGGGGAGCAGGCGGTATTCCTGTTTGGCTCAGAGCTCAAGGCGCTGCGGGCGCACCCCGCGTTCAGGGCACCTGTCAATCGCAAGGCACTAGCGCTCTACCTGCGCCACAACTACATTCCTGCACCGCACTCGATCTACGAGGGCATTCACAAGCTACCACCAGGCTGTACGCTGACGATCTCGTTCGAGCGTCGCGAACCGGTGGTTCAGGAGTACTGGTCGGCGCTCAGCACCGTGCTTGAGGGGGCGGATTCTCGACGTGGGTACCGTGACCCGCAGCAAGCGGTCGATCAGTTGGAAGCGTTGCTGAAATCGGCCGTGGCGCAGCAAATGATGGCGGATGTGCCCTTGGGTGCGTTCCTGTCCGGTGGTATCGATTCCTCTACCATCGTTGCGCTCATGCAGGCCCAATCGAGTCGGCCGGTGAAGACGTTCACCATTGGTTTCCACGAGAAGGGTTATAACGAAGCGGAGCACGCCAAGGCCGTTGCCAGGCACTTGGGCACGGATCACACCGAGCTCTATGTGACGCCGGAACAGGCGATGGCGGTCATTCCATCCTTGCCGGACATTTATGACGAGCCGTTTTCCGATTCGTCCCAGATTCCCACCTTCCTGGTGTCTCAGCTGGCCCGTCAGCATGTCACGGTTTCGTTGTCGGGCGATGCCGGCGACGAGCTCTTCAGTGGTTATACACGCTACGACGTCACTGCCAACGCCTGGAACAAGCTTTCACGGCTACCCCTTCCCCTGCGCAAGTTGGCGGCAAGCTCAATCACCTCACTTTCTCCGCAAACCTGGTCGACATTGTTGGGATGGCTGCCGAAGCTGGGCCACCGCATCGGTGACAAACTGCACAAGGGGGCGGGTGTGCTGTCCTGCACTTCGATAGATGGCCTTTATCACGGGCTGGTATCGCACTGGGACGACCCTGGCCAATTGGTGATAGGGGGTAGTGAGCCACAAACGTTGCTGACGGGACTCATGCCTGATCTGAAGGGCCTGGAACCGGTCGAGCGAATGATGGTCCTGGATCTGTTGACCTATCTGCCGGACGATATCCTGGCCAAGGTCGATCGCGCTGCGATGGCGGTGACGCTCGAGTCTCGGGTGCCCATGCTCGATCATCGGGTTGTCGAGTTCGCGTGGCAATTGCCGCAGTCGCTCAAACAGCGCGACGGGGTGGGCAAATGGGCGTTGCGCCAAGTGCTCTACCGGCATGTTCCGCAATCGCTGATTGATCGGCCAAAGATGGGCTTCGGTGTGCCGATCGACGCCTGGTTGCGCGGTCCGTTGCGAGACTGGGCCGAAGCCTTGCTGGATGAGTCCAGGTTGCGTCAGGAAGGGTACCTGCGGCCCGAGCCAGTCCGCCAGAAATGGTCGGAGCACCTGAGTGGCAGCCGCAATTGGGCCTACCACCTCTGGGACATCCTGATGTTCCAGGCCTGGCTGGAGAAGAACACACACTGA
- a CDS encoding nucleoside-diphosphate sugar epimerase/dehydratase, whose protein sequence is MMDRLRTVLLSLPRRQKRLLQVVTDVILVWAALWLAFLVRLGIEDMADPIKDHLWLFMCAPVVAIPLFIRFGLYRAVMRYFGNDALITIIKAVSLSSLILALVVYWYSSRNVVPRSVIFNYWWLSLTMVGGLRLAMRQYFLGDWFSAAQHVPFANRDDGLPKVAIYGAGSAGNQLMTALRMGRVMRPVAFIDDDNSIADRVISGLQVYKPRDIEQLIDVTGAQEILLAIPSASRSRRREILGFLEGFPLHVRSVPGFMDLASGRVKVDDIQEVDIADLLGRDAVPAQEDLLERCITGQAVMVTGAGGSIGSELCRQILGLGPRTLILLEHSEYNLYSILSELEQRIDLESLPTRLLPILGSVRNPAQLLDIMKTWKVETVYHAAAYKHVPMVEHNIAEGVLNNVIGTLYTAQAALQAGVENFVLISTDKAVRPTNVMGSTKRLAEMSLQALSRELAPVLFGDSSNVSQVNKTRFTMVRFGNVLGSSGSVIPLFHKQIKAGGPLTVTHPKITRYFMTIPEAAQLVIQAGSMGQGGDVFVLDMGEPVRIVELAEKMIHLSGLSVRSERNPHGDIEIEFTGLRPGEKLYEELLIGDNVIATRHPMIMSAQEDYVPWDMLKEQLSALLGALADDEYARVRQLLRETVSGYSPDGEIVDWIYQQRRLDP, encoded by the coding sequence CTGATGGATAGACTGCGGACTGTTTTATTGTCATTGCCGCGTCGTCAGAAACGCTTGCTGCAGGTCGTCACCGACGTGATTCTCGTCTGGGCAGCGCTGTGGCTGGCGTTTCTGGTTCGCCTGGGCATCGAGGACATGGCCGACCCCATCAAGGACCACCTGTGGCTTTTCATGTGTGCCCCGGTGGTGGCCATTCCCCTGTTCATCCGGTTTGGCTTGTACCGCGCCGTCATGCGTTATTTTGGCAATGACGCGCTGATCACCATCATCAAGGCGGTCAGCCTGTCTTCGCTGATCCTCGCCCTGGTGGTGTATTGGTACAGCAGCCGCAATGTCGTCCCCCGCTCAGTCATTTTCAACTACTGGTGGCTCAGCCTGACGATGGTCGGCGGTCTGCGCCTGGCAATGCGCCAGTACTTTCTCGGGGACTGGTTTTCCGCTGCCCAGCATGTCCCATTCGCCAACCGCGATGACGGGCTGCCGAAAGTGGCGATTTATGGCGCCGGCTCGGCAGGCAACCAGCTGATGACCGCGCTGAGGATGGGCAGGGTCATGCGGCCGGTCGCCTTCATCGATGACGACAACAGCATTGCTGACCGGGTCATCTCCGGGCTCCAGGTATACAAGCCTCGGGATATCGAGCAATTGATAGATGTCACCGGTGCCCAGGAGATCCTGCTGGCGATCCCCTCGGCATCGCGCAGTCGTCGCCGGGAAATCCTCGGTTTTCTCGAGGGGTTTCCCCTGCATGTGCGCAGTGTGCCAGGGTTCATGGACCTGGCCAGCGGTCGGGTCAAGGTCGATGACATCCAGGAAGTGGACATTGCCGACCTGCTGGGACGCGACGCGGTTCCGGCACAGGAGGACCTGCTGGAGCGGTGCATTACCGGCCAAGCGGTAATGGTCACCGGCGCGGGCGGCTCTATCGGCTCGGAATTGTGCCGACAGATCCTGGGGCTGGGGCCCAGGACTTTGATCCTCTTAGAGCACAGCGAGTACAACCTATACAGCATTCTGTCCGAGCTCGAACAACGGATTGACCTAGAGTCGCTGCCAACCCGGCTGCTGCCCATCCTTGGTTCGGTGCGCAACCCGGCGCAATTGCTCGACATCATGAAGACTTGGAAGGTCGAGACCGTCTACCATGCCGCGGCCTACAAGCATGTCCCCATGGTCGAGCACAATATCGCCGAAGGCGTTCTCAACAACGTGATCGGCACGCTCTACACCGCGCAGGCGGCATTGCAGGCTGGCGTTGAGAACTTCGTGCTCATTTCCACCGACAAGGCGGTCCGCCCGACCAATGTCATGGGCAGCACCAAGCGCCTTGCGGAAATGAGCTTGCAAGCCCTGAGCCGGGAACTGGCGCCTGTATTGTTCGGTGATTCGAGCAACGTTTCGCAAGTCAACAAGACCCGCTTCACCATGGTCCGCTTCGGCAATGTGCTTGGTTCGTCTGGCTCGGTCATTCCGTTGTTCCACAAGCAGATAAAGGCGGGTGGGCCGCTGACCGTCACCCACCCGAAGATCACCCGCTATTTCATGACCATCCCCGAGGCCGCGCAGCTAGTCATCCAGGCGGGATCGATGGGGCAGGGCGGCGATGTGTTCGTCCTGGACATGGGCGAGCCGGTGCGCATCGTCGAACTGGCCGAGAAGATGATTCACCTCTCGGGCCTGAGCGTGCGCTCGGAGCGCAACCCCCATGGAGACATCGAGATCGAGTTCACTGGCTTGCGGCCAGGCGAGAAGCTGTATGAGGAGTTGCTGATTGGCGACAATGTGATTGCCACGCGGCATCCCATGATCATGAGTGCCCAGGAGGACTACGTGCCTTGGGATATGCTCAAGGAGCAGCTGTCTGCCTTGCTCGGTGCGCTGGCCGACGATGAGTATGCACGGGTTCGCCAACTGCTGCGGGAAACGGTGAGCGGGTATTCGCCAGATGGCGAGATCGTCGACTGGATTTACCAGCAGCGCAGGCTCGATCCATAA
- a CDS encoding acyltransferase family protein, translating into MEALSSKIIKESIRSAYRPDIDGMRALAILYVVIFHAFPSLMQGGFVGVDIFFVISGFLISSIIFRGLKGGDFSFARFYSHRVKRIFPALLVVLFSCYFVGWFVLLPDEFSQLGKHIAAGAGYVQNFVLSSEAGYFDTASELKPLTHLWSLAIEEQFYLIYPVVIWGAWRLGINIFTVVIVMALLSFSVNVHGIYRDAISTFFAPQARFWELLAGAVLAYLDLYKRERVFSVISSLVFHPVFFHNPPLPERREAVLRNVLSVSGLLLIIVSALWVRKGFSFPGWWALGPVLGAFLLIFAGPYAWVNRKLLANPLMVFVGVISYPLYLWHWPILSFAHIVAGHVPSLEVRAAAVSLSVLLAWVTYRLVEKPIRFGGQSRIKTVMLVVLSLVVGVIGYYTFRHDGFVRGLERFAKVSKAAGEWGYPGRLTHESYNGIDYLVQPSQGQSSTLFVGDSNIEQYYPRVEEFIKNSPGSTRGAIFKTGGGCFPVPGMSYDQAHSHCGALMSQALELARGKPGVENVVIGGQWNGYLSTGYGLVDTVEYGSERYKISLANLSSYIRELVALKKSVYVVLNIPTGEALDPKFIAQRRLENFPSVFQMRDGGVDTSVLVAKYGMIQTDLARVAVDAGARVIDPIEFLCDARCDSLDAEGEPMYKDAFHLRPTFVRQHATFVDQTVQY; encoded by the coding sequence ATGGAAGCCTTGAGCAGTAAAATAATAAAAGAGAGCATTCGTTCTGCGTACCGTCCTGATATTGATGGTATGCGAGCGCTGGCAATTTTGTATGTGGTCATTTTCCATGCCTTCCCCAGCCTGATGCAGGGTGGCTTCGTTGGGGTCGATATATTTTTTGTTATCTCGGGCTTCCTGATCTCCAGTATTATCTTCCGAGGGCTGAAGGGGGGCGATTTCAGCTTTGCCAGGTTTTACTCGCATCGTGTCAAGCGGATTTTCCCTGCTCTGCTGGTAGTGTTGTTTTCCTGTTATTTCGTGGGCTGGTTTGTTCTTCTTCCCGATGAGTTCAGTCAGCTGGGCAAGCATATTGCGGCAGGGGCTGGTTATGTTCAGAATTTTGTTCTGTCGAGCGAAGCGGGTTATTTTGACACCGCTTCTGAGCTCAAGCCGCTCACTCACCTGTGGTCCTTGGCTATCGAGGAACAGTTTTATCTGATTTACCCTGTTGTCATCTGGGGGGCATGGCGTTTAGGGATAAATATCTTCACAGTTGTTATTGTGATGGCCTTGCTGTCCTTCTCGGTTAATGTTCATGGCATTTATCGGGATGCCATAAGTACCTTTTTCGCACCGCAAGCGCGATTTTGGGAGCTTTTGGCTGGTGCTGTACTCGCTTATCTGGATCTTTACAAGCGAGAGCGAGTTTTCAGTGTGATATCTTCATTGGTATTTCATCCCGTGTTTTTTCATAACCCTCCCTTGCCTGAGCGCCGAGAAGCCGTGCTTAGGAATGTCCTCTCTGTTTCCGGCCTGCTGCTAATTATCGTTTCGGCCTTATGGGTTCGCAAAGGTTTCTCCTTCCCTGGGTGGTGGGCTTTAGGTCCTGTGCTGGGTGCCTTCTTGCTCATCTTTGCAGGCCCTTATGCCTGGGTGAACCGGAAGTTACTTGCTAATCCGCTCATGGTGTTTGTTGGAGTTATCAGTTACCCACTTTATCTTTGGCACTGGCCGATCCTGTCCTTTGCGCACATTGTCGCGGGGCATGTACCTTCCCTTGAGGTAAGGGCCGCCGCCGTATCACTGAGCGTTCTCTTGGCCTGGGTAACATACCGTCTGGTGGAAAAGCCAATTCGCTTCGGGGGGCAGTCTCGTATAAAGACGGTCATGCTGGTCGTGTTGTCATTGGTTGTTGGCGTAATCGGCTACTATACATTCCGTCACGATGGTTTTGTTCGTGGATTGGAGCGTTTTGCCAAGGTATCGAAGGCCGCCGGGGAATGGGGCTACCCAGGGCGCCTCACTCATGAGTCCTATAATGGGATTGACTATCTTGTGCAACCCTCTCAGGGGCAAAGCAGTACGCTCTTTGTCGGGGATTCCAATATTGAGCAGTACTATCCCCGTGTGGAAGAGTTCATCAAGAACTCGCCTGGATCTACCCGCGGGGCTATTTTCAAAACGGGCGGTGGGTGCTTCCCTGTGCCCGGTATGAGTTATGATCAAGCGCATAGCCACTGCGGAGCCCTGATGTCCCAAGCGTTGGAGTTGGCCAGAGGCAAACCTGGTGTAGAAAATGTTGTCATCGGCGGTCAGTGGAATGGCTATTTATCGACAGGTTATGGTTTGGTCGACACGGTCGAATATGGCAGTGAACGTTACAAGATTTCCCTGGCCAATCTTTCCTCATATATTCGAGAGCTTGTTGCGCTCAAGAAGAGTGTGTATGTGGTGCTGAATATCCCTACTGGGGAAGCTCTTGATCCAAAGTTTATCGCGCAGCGCAGGCTTGAGAACTTTCCGTCAGTATTTCAAATGCGGGACGGAGGTGTGGATACGTCTGTGTTGGTGGCGAAATATGGCATGATCCAAACCGATCTTGCGCGTGTCGCCGTTGATGCCGGAGCTCGCGTGATAGACCCCATTGAGTTCCTTTGCGACGCGCGTTGTGACTCGCTGGACGCCGAGGGAGAGCCTATGTATAAGGATGCCTTTCACTTACGACCGACCTTTGTTCGCCAGCATGCGACATTCGTTGATCAGACCGTCCAGTACTGA
- a CDS encoding glycosyltransferase family 4 protein, translated as MRRLLFIVNVDWFFLSHRLPLAIAAKEAGFEVHLAAAVTDRVQEIERHGIKVHPLNIDRRSANPMEAAKLLFDLFSLIRRVSPSVVHLVTIKPVLLGGLAARLARVPRVVAAISGLGFVFTARGGVARLRRLLVSSLYRLALSRNNVRVIFQNGDDQALLQRHTGIADAQVVRIRGSGVDLSAWTVQPLADGPPVVMMASRLLKDKGVVEFVEAARMLHGHRLARFVLVGSVDAGNPTSLRVEDLDAWVKEGAIEWWGQSSDMPAVLSMAHIVVLPSYREGLPKGLIEAAASGRAVVTTDVPGCRDAIEPGVSGVLVEVRNPQALADGIRGLLGDPERIKAMGAAGRRLAEQSFDVREVIARHLALYEGR; from the coding sequence ATGCGGCGCTTACTCTTTATTGTCAATGTTGACTGGTTTTTCCTGTCGCACCGGTTGCCACTCGCCATCGCCGCGAAGGAGGCTGGATTCGAAGTGCATTTGGCCGCCGCAGTCACCGATCGCGTGCAGGAGATCGAGCGTCATGGCATCAAGGTACACCCACTGAACATCGATCGGCGCAGTGCCAACCCCATGGAAGCTGCGAAGCTTTTGTTCGATCTCTTTTCGCTGATACGCCGGGTATCGCCTTCAGTCGTGCACCTGGTCACCATCAAGCCGGTGCTGCTGGGCGGCCTGGCTGCTCGGCTGGCTCGGGTCCCGCGGGTGGTTGCGGCCATTTCGGGCCTGGGTTTTGTGTTCACCGCGCGTGGGGGCGTTGCGCGCTTGCGGCGCCTGCTGGTGTCGTCGCTCTATCGGCTTGCCCTGTCACGAAACAATGTGCGGGTGATTTTCCAGAACGGCGACGACCAGGCGCTCCTGCAGCGGCATACCGGCATTGCTGACGCGCAGGTCGTGCGCATCCGTGGTTCGGGCGTCGATCTGTCTGCATGGACGGTGCAGCCTCTCGCCGATGGTCCCCCTGTGGTCATGATGGCTTCACGTTTGCTGAAAGACAAAGGCGTGGTGGAGTTCGTCGAGGCTGCCCGCATGTTGCATGGCCACCGGTTAGCACGGTTCGTGCTTGTCGGCAGTGTGGACGCAGGAAATCCTACCAGCCTTCGTGTCGAGGATCTTGATGCGTGGGTCAAGGAAGGAGCCATCGAATGGTGGGGGCAGAGCAGCGACATGCCTGCCGTCCTGTCGATGGCCCACATCGTCGTGCTGCCTTCTTACCGGGAAGGCCTCCCGAAGGGCCTTATCGAGGCGGCTGCCAGTGGCAGGGCGGTGGTCACCACCGATGTGCCAGGGTGCAGGGACGCTATCGAGCCAGGTGTATCGGGGGTGCTCGTCGAAGTGAGGAATCCGCAGGCGCTGGCTGATGGCATCCGGGGGCTCCTGGGCGATCCCGAACGTATCAAGGCAATGGGGGCAGCAGGTCGTCGCTTGGCAGAACAGAGCTTTGATGTCCGTGAAGTGATTGCCCGGCATCTTGCGCTGTATGAGGGGCGATAG
- a CDS encoding tyrosine-type recombinase/integrase produces the protein MLAAAEQLSPVPTSPLRPAVLRLAVVLLYTAGLRRGELLRLTLADADSAQGVLHIRESKFHKSRFVPLSVAGRPS, from the coding sequence ATGCTCGCGGCTGCCGAGCAATTGAGTCCGGTGCCTACCTCGCCTCTTCGGCCAGCGGTCCTGCGGCTGGCCGTCGTGCTCCTCTATACCGCGGGACTACGTCGCGGCGAACTGCTACGGCTGACCCTGGCCGATGCCGATTCGGCGCAAGGCGTATTGCATATCCGCGAATCGAAGTTCCACAAATCCCGCTTCGTTCCACTATCTGTCGCAGGACGCCCATCGTGA